One Takifugu rubripes chromosome 2, fTakRub1.2, whole genome shotgun sequence genomic region harbors:
- the spata7 gene encoding spermatogenesis-associated protein 7 isoform X3 translates to MGYDNMESRPGSVSSGQRSSSAARGRNLKSSPFCPGSSSKMAQSLLKDHMVSHYKKIYSAKAAVDTSLPKSLIHSVKYNDQIRRKQLNKDGRPQSAPSVSPRSSRASLYTPPSPLYVQSEDRPYLSSRNSLYSSNFGTSFHANDIVYTHHKAGSQNLLHTGASDAKYQRSGPYKASQNTDRKTYGGDLLKKHSQHFTQDKPFTPKTLKSDKSSYLSKYRYYRAPLKKQSLAKVMHQEKDNGSTKSRKVSDAPSQGLSPEPEWCEDEFSSSYSPETSHQSPATKGGGRLLFNSPPREEEIMYLKLISAVTEDILSRGHISDRILTLVMQRHIDMNRHHLEEDKMRHLMELLRKEFQSPTDVSSCSAGPEKNGNGLFEAFHSHLELRGEELKEKDDLLCYVSFNGSSDSPNHTPGGPLVSTPACSPKGNTSPFVINEDKQEKDTLDSQCGDSVAINTESDEVDAHQSEMVSKATDEISSEIPEYSSKVLNQDESMGCCDEQTDDLRGLEGQFSESLHVSSNTAVTEQHSEGSSSDGEF, encoded by the exons GGAGTGTATCATCTGGACAGAGGTCCAGTTCTGCCGCGAGAGGACGGAACCTCAAAAGTAGCC ccttttGCCCTGGCTCGTCCAGCAAGATGGCGCAGTCCCTCCTGAAAGACCACATGGTGTCTCATTACAAAAAGATTTATTCAGCAAAAG CTGCTGTTGATACCTCACTTCCCAAGAGCTTAATACACAGTGTGAAGT ACAACGACCAAATTCGACGAAAGCAGTTAAATAAAGACGGTCGTCCGCAGTCGGCCCCCTCTGTCTCACCGAGGAGCAGCAGGGCATCCCTCTACACCCCCCCG agtccATTATATGTCCAGTCTGAAGACCGCCCCTACCTTTCCTCAAGGAACTCCCTCTATAGCTCAAACTTTGGCACCTCCTTTCATGCTAATGACATAGTTTACACGCATCATAAAGCTGGTTCGCAGAACTTGTTACATACTGGGGCATCGGACGCCAAGTACCAGAGATCAGGGCCCTACAAGGCCTCCCAGAACACTGATCGGAAGACCTACGGTGGAGACCTGCTCAAGAAACATTCTCAGCACTTTACTCAGGACAAACCTTTCACCCCGAAGACCCTGAAGTCAGATAAGAGTTCCTACTTGTCCAAGTATCGCTATTACAGAGCCCCTCTAAAGAAGCAATCTCTGGCAAAAGTGATGCATCAGGAGAAAGATAACGGAAG CACAAAAAGCAGGAAAGTATCAGATGCCCCATCTCAG GGATTGAGTCCAGAGCCGGAGTGGTGTGAGGATGAGTTCAGCAGCTCGTACTCCCCCGAAAccagccaccagagtccagcAACCAAGGGCGGGGGCCGTCTTTTATTTAACTCCCCGCCCAG GGAAGAAGAGATAATGTACCTCAAGTTAATTTCTGCTGTAACAGAAGATATCTTATCCAGGGGTCACATCTCTGacag GATCCTGACCCTGGTGATGCAGCGACATATCGACATGAATCGGCATCACCTTGAGGAA GATAAAATGCGCCACCTAATGGAGCTTCTGCGCAAAGAATTTCAAAGCCCAACAGACGTGTCCAGCTGCAGTGCAGGCCCCGAAAAAAACGGAAACGGACTCTTTGAAGCATTCCATTCACATCTGGAATTGAGGGGGGAAGAACTTAAAGAAAAGGATGACCTGCTCTGTTATGTGTCCTTCAATGGCTCCTCTGATTCACCCAATCACACACCAGGAGGTCCTCTTGTGTCCACGCCAGCGTGCTCTCCCAAGGGAAATACCTCCCCATTTGTAATTAATGAAGATAAGCAAGAGAAAGACACTCTGGATTCTCAGTGCGGTGATAGTGTTGCCATTAACACAGAAAGTGACGAGGTGGACGCCCATCAGAGCGAAATGGTCTCAAAGGCAACAGACGAAATCAGCAGTGAAATCCCAGAATATAGTTCCAAAGTGTTGAACCAGGACGAAAGCATGGGCTGCTGTGATGAACAGACTGATGATTTGAGAGGTCTGGAGGGACAGTTCTCTGAATCGCTTCACGTGTCCAGTAACACGGCCGTTACTGAGCAACACTCAGAGGGTTCTTCCTCTGACGGTGAGTTCTGA
- the spata7 gene encoding spermatogenesis-associated protein 7 homolog isoform X1: MGYDNMESRPGSVSSGQRSSSAARGRNLKSSPFCPGSSSKMAQSLLKDHMVSHYKKIYSAKAAVDTSLPKSLIHSVKYNDQIRRKQLNKDGRPQSAPSVSPRSSRASLYTPPSPLYVQSEDRPYLSSRNSLYSSNFGTSFHANDIVYTHHKAGSQNLLHTGASDAKYQRSGPYKASQNTDRKTYGGDLLKKHSQHFTQDKPFTPKTLKSDKSSYLSKYRYYRAPLKKQSLAKVMHQEKDNGSTKSRKVSDAPSQGLSPEPEWCEDEFSSSYSPETSHQSPATKGGGRLLFNSPPRSYPINKESSILSRIFAEEEEIMYLKLISAVTEDILSRGHISDRILTLVMQRHIDMNRHHLEEDKMRHLMELLRKEFQSPTDVSSCSAGPEKNGNGLFEAFHSHLELRGEELKEKDDLLCYVSFNGSSDSPNHTPGGPLVSTPACSPKGNTSPFVINEDKQEKDTLDSQCGDSVAINTESDEVDAHQSEMVSKATDEISSEIPEYSSKVLNQDESMGCCDEQTDDLRGLEGQFSESLHVSSNTAVTEQHSEGSSSDGEF; the protein is encoded by the exons GGAGTGTATCATCTGGACAGAGGTCCAGTTCTGCCGCGAGAGGACGGAACCTCAAAAGTAGCC ccttttGCCCTGGCTCGTCCAGCAAGATGGCGCAGTCCCTCCTGAAAGACCACATGGTGTCTCATTACAAAAAGATTTATTCAGCAAAAG CTGCTGTTGATACCTCACTTCCCAAGAGCTTAATACACAGTGTGAAGT ACAACGACCAAATTCGACGAAAGCAGTTAAATAAAGACGGTCGTCCGCAGTCGGCCCCCTCTGTCTCACCGAGGAGCAGCAGGGCATCCCTCTACACCCCCCCG agtccATTATATGTCCAGTCTGAAGACCGCCCCTACCTTTCCTCAAGGAACTCCCTCTATAGCTCAAACTTTGGCACCTCCTTTCATGCTAATGACATAGTTTACACGCATCATAAAGCTGGTTCGCAGAACTTGTTACATACTGGGGCATCGGACGCCAAGTACCAGAGATCAGGGCCCTACAAGGCCTCCCAGAACACTGATCGGAAGACCTACGGTGGAGACCTGCTCAAGAAACATTCTCAGCACTTTACTCAGGACAAACCTTTCACCCCGAAGACCCTGAAGTCAGATAAGAGTTCCTACTTGTCCAAGTATCGCTATTACAGAGCCCCTCTAAAGAAGCAATCTCTGGCAAAAGTGATGCATCAGGAGAAAGATAACGGAAG CACAAAAAGCAGGAAAGTATCAGATGCCCCATCTCAG GGATTGAGTCCAGAGCCGGAGTGGTGTGAGGATGAGTTCAGCAGCTCGTACTCCCCCGAAAccagccaccagagtccagcAACCAAGGGCGGGGGCCGTCTTTTATTTAACTCCCCGCCCAG GTCTTATCCCATTAACAAGGAATCTTCCATCCTTTCACGTATATTTGCAGA GGAAGAAGAGATAATGTACCTCAAGTTAATTTCTGCTGTAACAGAAGATATCTTATCCAGGGGTCACATCTCTGacag GATCCTGACCCTGGTGATGCAGCGACATATCGACATGAATCGGCATCACCTTGAGGAA GATAAAATGCGCCACCTAATGGAGCTTCTGCGCAAAGAATTTCAAAGCCCAACAGACGTGTCCAGCTGCAGTGCAGGCCCCGAAAAAAACGGAAACGGACTCTTTGAAGCATTCCATTCACATCTGGAATTGAGGGGGGAAGAACTTAAAGAAAAGGATGACCTGCTCTGTTATGTGTCCTTCAATGGCTCCTCTGATTCACCCAATCACACACCAGGAGGTCCTCTTGTGTCCACGCCAGCGTGCTCTCCCAAGGGAAATACCTCCCCATTTGTAATTAATGAAGATAAGCAAGAGAAAGACACTCTGGATTCTCAGTGCGGTGATAGTGTTGCCATTAACACAGAAAGTGACGAGGTGGACGCCCATCAGAGCGAAATGGTCTCAAAGGCAACAGACGAAATCAGCAGTGAAATCCCAGAATATAGTTCCAAAGTGTTGAACCAGGACGAAAGCATGGGCTGCTGTGATGAACAGACTGATGATTTGAGAGGTCTGGAGGGACAGTTCTCTGAATCGCTTCACGTGTCCAGTAACACGGCCGTTACTGAGCAACACTCAGAGGGTTCTTCCTCTGACGGTGAGTTCTGA
- the spata7 gene encoding spermatogenesis-associated protein 7 homolog isoform X4, with protein MAQSLLKDHMVSHYKKIYSAKAAVDTSLPKSLIHSVKYNDQIRRKQLNKDGRPQSAPSVSPRSSRASLYTPPSPLYVQSEDRPYLSSRNSLYSSNFGTSFHANDIVYTHHKAGSQNLLHTGASDAKYQRSGPYKASQNTDRKTYGGDLLKKHSQHFTQDKPFTPKTLKSDKSSYLSKYRYYRAPLKKQSLAKVMHQEKDNGSTKSRKVSDAPSQGLSPEPEWCEDEFSSSYSPETSHQSPATKGGGRLLFNSPPRSYPINKESSILSRIFAEEEEIMYLKLISAVTEDILSRGHISDRILTLVMQRHIDMNRHHLEEDKMRHLMELLRKEFQSPTDVSSCSAGPEKNGNGLFEAFHSHLELRGEELKEKDDLLCYVSFNGSSDSPNHTPGGPLVSTPACSPKGNTSPFVINEDKQEKDTLDSQCGDSVAINTESDEVDAHQSEMVSKATDEISSEIPEYSSKVLNQDESMGCCDEQTDDLRGLEGQFSESLHVSSNTAVTEQHSEGSSSDGEF; from the exons ATGGCGCAGTCCCTCCTGAAAGACCACATGGTGTCTCATTACAAAAAGATTTATTCAGCAAAAG CTGCTGTTGATACCTCACTTCCCAAGAGCTTAATACACAGTGTGAAGT ACAACGACCAAATTCGACGAAAGCAGTTAAATAAAGACGGTCGTCCGCAGTCGGCCCCCTCTGTCTCACCGAGGAGCAGCAGGGCATCCCTCTACACCCCCCCG agtccATTATATGTCCAGTCTGAAGACCGCCCCTACCTTTCCTCAAGGAACTCCCTCTATAGCTCAAACTTTGGCACCTCCTTTCATGCTAATGACATAGTTTACACGCATCATAAAGCTGGTTCGCAGAACTTGTTACATACTGGGGCATCGGACGCCAAGTACCAGAGATCAGGGCCCTACAAGGCCTCCCAGAACACTGATCGGAAGACCTACGGTGGAGACCTGCTCAAGAAACATTCTCAGCACTTTACTCAGGACAAACCTTTCACCCCGAAGACCCTGAAGTCAGATAAGAGTTCCTACTTGTCCAAGTATCGCTATTACAGAGCCCCTCTAAAGAAGCAATCTCTGGCAAAAGTGATGCATCAGGAGAAAGATAACGGAAG CACAAAAAGCAGGAAAGTATCAGATGCCCCATCTCAG GGATTGAGTCCAGAGCCGGAGTGGTGTGAGGATGAGTTCAGCAGCTCGTACTCCCCCGAAAccagccaccagagtccagcAACCAAGGGCGGGGGCCGTCTTTTATTTAACTCCCCGCCCAG GTCTTATCCCATTAACAAGGAATCTTCCATCCTTTCACGTATATTTGCAGA GGAAGAAGAGATAATGTACCTCAAGTTAATTTCTGCTGTAACAGAAGATATCTTATCCAGGGGTCACATCTCTGacag GATCCTGACCCTGGTGATGCAGCGACATATCGACATGAATCGGCATCACCTTGAGGAA GATAAAATGCGCCACCTAATGGAGCTTCTGCGCAAAGAATTTCAAAGCCCAACAGACGTGTCCAGCTGCAGTGCAGGCCCCGAAAAAAACGGAAACGGACTCTTTGAAGCATTCCATTCACATCTGGAATTGAGGGGGGAAGAACTTAAAGAAAAGGATGACCTGCTCTGTTATGTGTCCTTCAATGGCTCCTCTGATTCACCCAATCACACACCAGGAGGTCCTCTTGTGTCCACGCCAGCGTGCTCTCCCAAGGGAAATACCTCCCCATTTGTAATTAATGAAGATAAGCAAGAGAAAGACACTCTGGATTCTCAGTGCGGTGATAGTGTTGCCATTAACACAGAAAGTGACGAGGTGGACGCCCATCAGAGCGAAATGGTCTCAAAGGCAACAGACGAAATCAGCAGTGAAATCCCAGAATATAGTTCCAAAGTGTTGAACCAGGACGAAAGCATGGGCTGCTGTGATGAACAGACTGATGATTTGAGAGGTCTGGAGGGACAGTTCTCTGAATCGCTTCACGTGTCCAGTAACACGGCCGTTACTGAGCAACACTCAGAGGGTTCTTCCTCTGACGGTGAGTTCTGA
- the spata7 gene encoding spermatogenesis-associated protein 7 homolog isoform X2: protein MGYDNMESRPGSVSSGQRSSSAARGRNLKSSPFCPGSSSKMAQSLLKDHMVSHYKKIYSAKDNDQIRRKQLNKDGRPQSAPSVSPRSSRASLYTPPSPLYVQSEDRPYLSSRNSLYSSNFGTSFHANDIVYTHHKAGSQNLLHTGASDAKYQRSGPYKASQNTDRKTYGGDLLKKHSQHFTQDKPFTPKTLKSDKSSYLSKYRYYRAPLKKQSLAKVMHQEKDNGSTKSRKVSDAPSQGLSPEPEWCEDEFSSSYSPETSHQSPATKGGGRLLFNSPPRSYPINKESSILSRIFAEEEEIMYLKLISAVTEDILSRGHISDRILTLVMQRHIDMNRHHLEEDKMRHLMELLRKEFQSPTDVSSCSAGPEKNGNGLFEAFHSHLELRGEELKEKDDLLCYVSFNGSSDSPNHTPGGPLVSTPACSPKGNTSPFVINEDKQEKDTLDSQCGDSVAINTESDEVDAHQSEMVSKATDEISSEIPEYSSKVLNQDESMGCCDEQTDDLRGLEGQFSESLHVSSNTAVTEQHSEGSSSDGEF, encoded by the exons GGAGTGTATCATCTGGACAGAGGTCCAGTTCTGCCGCGAGAGGACGGAACCTCAAAAGTAGCC ccttttGCCCTGGCTCGTCCAGCAAGATGGCGCAGTCCCTCCTGAAAGACCACATGGTGTCTCATTACAAAAAGATTTATTCAGCAAAAG ACAACGACCAAATTCGACGAAAGCAGTTAAATAAAGACGGTCGTCCGCAGTCGGCCCCCTCTGTCTCACCGAGGAGCAGCAGGGCATCCCTCTACACCCCCCCG agtccATTATATGTCCAGTCTGAAGACCGCCCCTACCTTTCCTCAAGGAACTCCCTCTATAGCTCAAACTTTGGCACCTCCTTTCATGCTAATGACATAGTTTACACGCATCATAAAGCTGGTTCGCAGAACTTGTTACATACTGGGGCATCGGACGCCAAGTACCAGAGATCAGGGCCCTACAAGGCCTCCCAGAACACTGATCGGAAGACCTACGGTGGAGACCTGCTCAAGAAACATTCTCAGCACTTTACTCAGGACAAACCTTTCACCCCGAAGACCCTGAAGTCAGATAAGAGTTCCTACTTGTCCAAGTATCGCTATTACAGAGCCCCTCTAAAGAAGCAATCTCTGGCAAAAGTGATGCATCAGGAGAAAGATAACGGAAG CACAAAAAGCAGGAAAGTATCAGATGCCCCATCTCAG GGATTGAGTCCAGAGCCGGAGTGGTGTGAGGATGAGTTCAGCAGCTCGTACTCCCCCGAAAccagccaccagagtccagcAACCAAGGGCGGGGGCCGTCTTTTATTTAACTCCCCGCCCAG GTCTTATCCCATTAACAAGGAATCTTCCATCCTTTCACGTATATTTGCAGA GGAAGAAGAGATAATGTACCTCAAGTTAATTTCTGCTGTAACAGAAGATATCTTATCCAGGGGTCACATCTCTGacag GATCCTGACCCTGGTGATGCAGCGACATATCGACATGAATCGGCATCACCTTGAGGAA GATAAAATGCGCCACCTAATGGAGCTTCTGCGCAAAGAATTTCAAAGCCCAACAGACGTGTCCAGCTGCAGTGCAGGCCCCGAAAAAAACGGAAACGGACTCTTTGAAGCATTCCATTCACATCTGGAATTGAGGGGGGAAGAACTTAAAGAAAAGGATGACCTGCTCTGTTATGTGTCCTTCAATGGCTCCTCTGATTCACCCAATCACACACCAGGAGGTCCTCTTGTGTCCACGCCAGCGTGCTCTCCCAAGGGAAATACCTCCCCATTTGTAATTAATGAAGATAAGCAAGAGAAAGACACTCTGGATTCTCAGTGCGGTGATAGTGTTGCCATTAACACAGAAAGTGACGAGGTGGACGCCCATCAGAGCGAAATGGTCTCAAAGGCAACAGACGAAATCAGCAGTGAAATCCCAGAATATAGTTCCAAAGTGTTGAACCAGGACGAAAGCATGGGCTGCTGTGATGAACAGACTGATGATTTGAGAGGTCTGGAGGGACAGTTCTCTGAATCGCTTCACGTGTCCAGTAACACGGCCGTTACTGAGCAACACTCAGAGGGTTCTTCCTCTGACGGTGAGTTCTGA